In Zingiber officinale cultivar Zhangliang chromosome 6A, Zo_v1.1, whole genome shotgun sequence, a single genomic region encodes these proteins:
- the LOC121995334 gene encoding uncharacterized protein At1g15400-like has product MAELQRSVQTFRRSGSSGLQWGETSLAGDKLGQEGGGGEVELLRSRSVGTSSGTADSSRRCRERDHDGGRQPAFRTRGPISPAEDPPSPGVGGCVLCVIFAKPSKRKQPSNPKRR; this is encoded by the coding sequence ATGGCGGAGCTTCAGCGATCTGTGCAAACGTTCAGGAGATCAGGCTCCTCCGGGCTGCAGTGGGGGGAGACCTCCCTCGCTGGCGATAAGCTCGGCCAGGAAGGAGGCGGCGGGGAAGTTGAGCTCCTCCGCTCACGAAGCGTCGGAACGTCCAGCGGTACTGCCGACTCCTCTCGGCGATGCCGAGAGCGTGACCATGACGGCGGGAGGCAACCGGCCTTCCGTACGCGGGGACCCATTTCGCCGGCCGAGGACCCGCCGTCGCCGGGGGTAGGCGGGTGCGTCCTCTGCGTGATCTTCGCCAAGCCCAGCAAGAGGAAGCAACCGAGCAACCCGAAGAGGCGCTAA